In Pararge aegeria chromosome 7, ilParAegt1.1, whole genome shotgun sequence, the DNA window CATCTATTAATTACTTACTCAATCCAGTCGAAAAGTATCGACATCTGTTAGAATCTTTTGGAGTTGACAGATaattgtgactgtcaattaattatagacaaaatatatattaagattaaagtatttgttttttttaatttattctaaatgtatgtttttgttcgcggtgctagattctTCAAGTTTATGTCgaagcctgatggatcttacagcttataagtactctcatgtctctcttaatcgttttttctccttctaactgacaatatagttttgtattcgcaagttgtggcagtctttgtGGGTCTAcgatattacatttatatgtctttttaattttttgtttagttttataagagttgttgtaacctgttgattgtccattaaataaataaataaaaacatttttgctaCTTTAAAATGTTAAGTTGATTTtctgttattgaaaataaaacacacacGAAGAAAATCTCGTTTTATTGTGttcttttcatttattataaaaaaatggagTTCATAACCATACACCAAGGTGAGGTAAAGGGTCAACTCTTCTTTCTTGGCAGTGTTTATTCTAAGCTAAAatgaatgtgagatggtgataacaaaataaaacccggctaagttagttgtgttagaccagggcgcgtttggaaccttcgtagctgtaggtttaagttagcgaacgtCGTCATCACCGTCAACTCACAATAATGTTAACATCAATGTATCAATGCTTTATAAGtgactgtgataggcctacataaaaaatgaatttttgaatattgaatttgaactCACCTGGGGCTGGGGTTCTCTTTCGTCCCCCGCTTCAGGAGCTGGGCCGGCGTCCCCCGTGGCACTCGCACCACCCCCGCGTCTCTCTTCACCCTCAACCAAGGCGAGGTAACGTGTTAACTCAGCCTCTTCACATATACGGAGTGGTGTCTTCGGCCCGACCACTGAGATGGAGACATTCTGTAAAAGAGGGTTATATATGATTTAATATGGTTGCTGAACAGTGTTACTTTTTAAAGTCGTGCGGAAAGTCAGATTTTTACGCTCTAGTGCTTTTCgcttttccatttttttatttactactgtTCCaaccaataaattaataaatatattacgacaacgcacacatcgccatctagccccaaagtaagcgtagcttgtgatatgagtactaagataactgatgaatatttttatgaataatatacataaatacttagaacatacatataaacacccagacactgaaaaacattcatgcacatcacacaaacattttccagctctgggaatcgaacccacggccttggacatgcagggtcagaaagcagggtcgctgcaaactgcgccaatcggccgtcaaccgaTACATCCGACCTAAGAGTTTAAGGATTAGTTAGAGAGAGTAAGTTATTTCACGCGGCTTCTAgggataaatacaatattaaagatataataatttcGATTTCTATTGCTAAATGGTTAAAGTCGGTCCAGTAGTTCCGGAGccttttgaataaagaaatatttattcatattttcttatgtaaaaaaacatatttattatgtaagcgGTGATGGCTTTGTTaaaacttcggcttcactttcagggaggCCGCGTTCGAAtaccggcacgcacctctaatttttttaagttaggtgGGTATGTGTTTTactcaattaaatatcacttgctttaactgggatggaaaacatcgtgagtaaacctgcatgcctgagagttctccgtagtgttctcaaaggcgtgtgaagtccaccaaactgcacttcaccagcgtggtggacagcctaaacccttctcattgcataagacctgtgccctgtagttgacCAGTAATGGGACGAAGTACCATAAACTATGACCACAAACACTTATATATGAGGCTACACAATAGGgtgatccaaaaaaaaaaaaaatttttttttttccaatcatTCTCAAAAGTTTCTTTTGGGTGTAAAAAAATTTTTGGGTGTGAAAAGATGAGCCCTTAATATAAAGATTATTCTCatcgcatttttttaattcccaaaagaataatgaatgtaaatatttttatgcttCTTCTGATTTTTTTACCGTACCTGTTTCAATCTTCAAGGtctgataacattttttttatttgtccacGCGTTCAAAAGTTATTcaagaaagtttaatttttcaaacatttgatcgttttttataaattacaccaaaactATTGGTTTCAGTgtcaaaataagaataaaattttttgTCAAACATAAATTAGACTTCTTTATTACACTTCCGATACTTATCAGAAGATAAATGTTgaccaataatttttttttaattaatcaaataaataaagaatataactGCTGCCTAACTTAAGATGAAGAACAGTTGCAGTATATATTGCGGGTTGTTTGTGTGTGTCATCAACAAcgttttccaaatttttataaaaaatcactccaatcataaatatttaatgtaaatagataagcaattttttaagcaaacttattaataaaatgaatgtgaacgtaatattttttttggatcaCCCTAATATACAAATgttccaccaatccacactgggctggcaatgggttgatatgatgatgatgctacaAATGCTTATCTCTCTCTATAAGAGATGAGCATTCCAGCCACCCAAAGATGTgagtaaaatgatttttaaaattacctttGTGTTCAGATCAACTTCGTTAGGCAGAGTATCTCTCAAAGCTCTCAGACCATGAGCCACAAGGTCATTCAAATCACAATCCATGAATGTGTTCAAGTGTTTCTCTAGATAGGTCCGAGCCGATTGAGAGCGAGCGCCGATCGCCATAGCTCGGCAATCGAAAAAGTTAGCCGATGGGCATGTCTGGTAGATATGGGGTCCTTGGtcctgaaataataatatttaatatattagtagCGTAAGAAAAGCATCGTCAGGTAACTTGCATGCTTGGGAGTTTTCCGTAATGTTcgtattatgtataaataatacgatattTGATAGTAACACGTTTATTGAGCTAGGTAGCAAAACTTAACCGTCTGTATAcatgtaataattaaactacccacttggttttacttttgttaagaaaaggtaaacaaatgatGTAGATACTTATATGTGACATACCTTCCCCCCATCTATGTCGtataaattaagtaaagtttaacaatttaaatcaagAAGTCAACAgcacactaataaaaatatatgtaataggCGTGTTACATCTACTGATCCACAGTTGGCCAGTGAGGTAGACTACCGATAAACCTTACTCATTCTAAGTGGGTCAGTAATATGTTGCACCAGTCAGTCAATTGAATTGATACTAGTTGTATAGTCCCACAAACACAAAGAACTTCACCCTTATTACTTTGCATTCAGTGaggattaattaaattttaaaaatgttaaattaattatacttaCATCATAGCCAGCTACCAACAGCCCAACACCTAATGGCCTTTTATCATATCTCTGTGTACATATCTGCATCTTGTTGCCGACCATTCCGATGAGCCTGCCAACTGGCATTGGAGCATCATGAGCATACCGATAGTTTAAACATTCCGTACGCATAAAACGGctataaataaacagaaatgtACCATTCACTCATcacatttgtaaaaatattagtcATAGGATGTAGTTTAACAAAAAAGTAATTTGAAATAGTTTTGAGAAATATATGGTGTATCTGTGGTTTCAATTTCATACAGAATactgaatcttttttttttgccaatatcACTCAATATCTCATCAACCCTAAAGCAATTGATATGATCGTGTTTATAATACAAGAGTAAATTTCTGCAATCAGTGTGTGCAACAATAAACATGGATACATCAACATCAACAACGTCTATAAACAAGAGAGGATTTTCAAGTATAGACCCATCCCCACCCACCCATCATGCTGGTACACTGTCTGATTGtaggttttaaatatttatatcgcCTGTTTCTGTGTATAGCACCCGGACTGCATAACTTCCAGACTAAAAGCTGCCACTGagaacaaaaaaatcaaatacctTAAAACCTAATCTAAACTTATTGGCCGACTCAGAAATCAAATTCTGGATCTTGTGATCCATTGTTGAACAACACCTACTAGATGTTAAGCAAAAACTAGCAAGGCATTCTATTGttgtaactttataaataaataaatatactacaacaatacacacatcaccatgtagccccaaattaagcgtagcttgtgttattagtgctaagatgactgatgaatatttttttatgaataataaatataaatacttataaaatacatataaacacccagacactgaaaaacattcctgttcaagctagcattttccagttgtgggaatccaacccaaaTCTTTGCCAGGAAGTTTGTATGAGTTTCAACTTCAGAGATTAGctaagttgataaaaaaaaatgattattaccTCAACATACGAGCATCAGCCGTTAAACCAGATATAGAAATACTAATGTGCTCGTCAATTGGTATGATCTTCTTTTGGTATGCAGACAGTTCACTCACAGCTCTCTTCAAAGCTATTAGCACAGCAAACTGCTTGCTTTTCAAGGCTACAGTTGCTGAACCTAGCTTCACAGCTTCCATAGCATATTCCACTTGGTGGAGACGGCCTTGGGGACTCCATACAGTAACATCACTGTCATACTGGTTACGGAACTGAAAGtggcaaataaaaatgttgtttttaatCTGTCTAGTCCCATAACATGCATCATTCACATAAATTTTTCGTTATTTACTTGTAAGTTTTCAGAGGTTAAACTCAACGGCAAGTAAGGACcactctaccaacaaagacatAAAAACCGATCAGGAGTacagatttaatataactgccatattccaAACTGGTTAGCcagctatcatcttagactgcaggaTTACTTACCACCAAATTAGTATATATTCTGTAGTGAGTAAAAACAGGCAAAGTTACGACAATTTATAGGTTATGGGTTTTAAAATCAGCCTACTTACTAAAGATTAATTTACGAAGctcaaagtataaaaaaatcgatttcgtaaccattaaataatagataaagcAGGATTTTGTAatctataactaaaaaaaaaactgtatttcatTGATGCTACTAGTGACAATGcatattttagtattattgtTGAACATAATAAGAAGTTTAATCTACTAGTAACAAATTGACTTACCATGTTTTAAATATGTACTTGTACGGTTATCTTTTGGACAATAAACACGTATTTTCAACAAACAACAAGCTAAATACAAAATACCGCAAAATACAAAATGCAAAACGATGACTCTTCAAGTCTTAAAAAATCAACTTGACAAGTAAATGACATTGACAGGTAACCTCAGAAACTGATTTTACCGCTCTgggtactactactaatactactcttaaaacaGATATTATCATTtcatatacttttttatatcaatgatgatgaaaatcatTGTACATAGCACGCCACCGTAATCCCGAGTGCCAagtgtaagattttctacctacgtttatatatttgatctatatggaatcgaaagcgccatctagtggcagTACTGGGAGTCCGTACTGTCTCCAAATGGCGTTCTTAAACCTTTTATTGGTTTTGTCttataagttgtattttttattcttttataatgAAATGTGACTCCAAACTTATACAACAAGAAATTAGCGTAGGCCGTAGGTACACTAgttttttcatcacacttgctcgaaACATGGACCAAGATATTAATAACACGTAACTTATTAAGATGTCCCAATCAATGTTAGTTTGTGCCTTACTGCAAGTTTTATATATGCTGACGGATGGATGGATTTTAATTTAACCGggtaatacatattatattttgaatggTACCAACATTGATTATTTATGCGGCTAAAAATGGTACCTAGGTATATTACATTGTTAAGAACAAATATTTGGTATCTTCATATTGATAAATGatcaattatttatatcaaataaatcACAATTCATAATTatgtagttaaattttaaatacgaaaatattccctttattatattttaaataaaagctgtatgtCGGCTTGGTTCGCGGCCAGCCTTGGCTCATTAAACAAAACCTTCGTTTCACTTTCCCTAACtaatatttagttaatattattaatttcaaatgtCCTGTTTAAGTTTTAAAGCAGAGCAATTATAGATTTGACTCCGTCGGAAATAATAATCGAGACACGAATCGCGAGTAAATAACCTATACTCaccaaaatctagagagcgGCCTAAAAAACTTTCATACAGTGGATAAACCAACGGAAAAACCTCAAATAACGTAGATCATTTTCTGAGAATATATTTGAAAGTTGTCCTGTTTTCCTGCTCGCAACTGTGATGAAAAAAGGCGTATGGCTTATTCTGGAACTGATCAGAAATCAAGGCTGGCAACACCCACTGTTCTTACACTATATTTACCATATTTCTAATAGAATTTTCGACCTACCCCATACGAAGCAATGAATTTAGTCTATTCATAACATGTGCACAGCAGTGGCATATCTTGTGAATGGTGACATGATCCGAACATAGTCTGAAAGATGGTATTGTTACGTGATACCGTATTGTTACGTGGAGCAAACGTAGTTCTACGCAAGTCACGTAGTTCTGTTTGTTTATTGAACGTTGGTATAACCTATGTTCTGAAACTTGCacctagtattatataattcaaaTGAGAAATCTTTACATTGACGTGATGAGAAAGAAATGTGTTTTTAGACCTCTAGTTGGTATCCTTCGAGGGCAAGTTTAACTCAAACTTTGccggttttttttcttactagGGGTAGCATTTAATAGTAGTTGttcttccggggaagtactagcCTTCCACCACcatccttatttctgccgccaagcagcaggGTTCCAGCTCTAAGGGCATGGTCGCCGcccttatcgctaaagcgaccTCTCTTAGACAACTTTAGCGAGAGGAAATCCAATAGAACgcgttggtgcggcaataacttaattatattaGCCAACGCAATCGATTGAATTAAGCGGCACTGCTGGAGGATTACACGTACCTATATTTCGTCGAAAATATTCCTGTACTCATGTCAAATTGTATTCACTAAGTAGATGAGTAATAGAATATTGTATGAACTTATTTTGGTATCTTCTAGATCAGAGTTTAGCAACCTTTTTAGATTTAGgagacatttcaaaaaaagtatATCTTGGTAAGTTTAATGACTGTTTCATGTAGGTACTTTACCTATTAATGTATCCATGTACAATTGTTAGGTATaacatgaaaatatattatactagattTACCCTGCGGCTTCACCCACGCAAATTACGGAACGTAGCGTACagatacaaaaatacaaatagtaGAAAACCTTAAAGACACTCGGAAGCTACTTATTAGTTGACTTGTTTGAAGAAAGGTTACCGagaaaatttctaaa includes these proteins:
- the LOC120624958 gene encoding proteasome subunit alpha type-1, encoding MFRNQYDSDVTVWSPQGRLHQVEYAMEAVKLGSATVALKSKQFAVLIALKRAVSELSAYQKKIIPIDEHISISISGLTADARMLSRFMRTECLNYRYAHDAPMPVGRLIGMVGNKMQICTQRYDKRPLGVGLLVAGYDDQGPHIYQTCPSANFFDCRAMAIGARSQSARTYLEKHLNTFMDCDLNDLVAHGLRALRDTLPNEVDLNTKNVSISVVGPKTPLRICEEAELTRYLALVEGEERRGGGASATGDAGPAPEAGDEREPQPQVAMDTE